A single region of the Dehalococcoidia bacterium genome encodes:
- the ectA gene encoding diaminobutyrate acetyltransferase: MNNEETKLRHPYFLEGLSIFKLIRSCPPLDLNSAYYYYILCRDFADTCVVAESEGRVVGFISAYLRPRQPDCIFVWQVAVDPDFRGRQIASSMLEWLIKQLHHHKIRTMETTVSPSNQPSQALFRGFTQRHQASLETSEFLRVDHFEDPSHEGEILFTITF, encoded by the coding sequence ATGAACAATGAAGAAACAAAGCTACGCCATCCATATTTTCTTGAAGGGCTATCGATCTTCAAGCTGATCAGATCATGCCCTCCTTTGGATTTGAACTCGGCCTATTACTATTACATCCTGTGTCGGGATTTTGCCGATACCTGCGTTGTTGCTGAGTCTGAAGGCAGGGTTGTTGGTTTTATATCGGCTTACCTCAGGCCTCGTCAGCCGGATTGCATTTTTGTGTGGCAGGTGGCCGTTGATCCTGATTTCAGGGGCCGTCAGATTGCTTCCAGTATGCTGGAATGGTTGATCAAGCAGTTGCACCATCACAAGATTCGTACTATGGAAACAACAGTCTCCCCTTCCAACCAACCCTCACAGGCGCTTTTCAGAGGGTTTACCCAAAGGCATCAAGCGAGCCTTGAGACATCGGAATTTTTGAGGGTCGATCATTTTGAAGATCCGTCGCACGAAGGCGAGATATTGTTTACCATTACATTCTGA